In Fimbriimonadia bacterium, the genomic window ATCCTATCAGCCGCCATAAGCACCCTAGCCAGACGCGTACCTGCATTTATGGGTGGTTGCTCGGTGCCATAATGATGCCGAATCGCCTCGCACACCACACTGGGCTCTCCGTCACGCTGCGCATATTCCGCGCCAACGGTGCCCTGCAGCGCAGGCAGTTCCATCACTAGGCCCGAAGCTAAGTCTGCCTTGGCCAGGGATGCTGCGCGAGACGCCCACTCGCTCTCCTGTTCGGACAGGCATAGCTGCTCGGCGATCTGGCGACACAACACTACCAACCGTGTCGTCTTGTCAGCCAGCGAGCCCAGCTTTTCCTGAAACACGATGCGATCCAGTTTGGCGGCGAAGCGCGGAAGGATAGGGCTCTCTTTCGTGTCCTCCTCGAAGAAGAAACGCGCATCGTTGAAGCGGGCGGCGAGCACCCACTGATTGCCACGCACCACCGTTTGCTCATCGCCGCTGTTCCTGATGCTCACGAAGTTAGGAGCCAGTTTGCCATGCTCATCGCGTAGGGGCAGGAACTTCTCGTGCTTCTTCATCGCCACGATGAGCACGCTCTCCGGTAGCTCCAGGAAGGCCTCGTCGAAGGCGCCCAGGCTCGGCATTGGCCACTCCGTTAGGTACACATTCTCGTCGAGGATGGCGTCGTCGGCCTCGACGGTGCCCCGGTTCGCCGGCCACAGATCGCGCGCCCCGGCGATGATCTTCTCGCGGCGCAGCGCCGGATCGAACTCCACGAATGCACCGCGCAGCTTCGTAGCATAGTCTTCGAAGCCGTTCACCTCGAACTCGCCTGGCGCCAGGATTCGGTGCCCGCGCGTTCTGTTACCACTAACAACGCCCTCGAGGTCGAAAGGCACCACTTCGCCATCCAGCAGCGCGAGCAGCCACCGAATGGGGCGCGCGAAACGCATCCGCCCTTCGCCCCAGCGCATCGTTTTGTCGAAGCTGATTGCGCGAATGGCATCGGGGAGAATGTCAGCCAGCACCTCTCGCGCAGGAAGGCCCGGCACGTGCTTGGTGACATATACGTACTCTCCCTCGACACGGACTTCGCTCAGCGCCACCCCTTGGCTTCGGCAGAAACCTTCCAGCGCCTTCGTGGGTTGCCCCTCCGCGTCGTATGCTGCCGACACCTTTGGGCCACGCTGCTCCTTCACGCTGTCCGGCTGACGTTCAGCGACCCCGACAATCACCAAGACCAGGCGTCTAGGGGTGCCGAAGGCAGATGCCTCTTCGTGCGCCAAGCGCGCTTCCTCCAGTCGCGCAAGCACCCCATCGCGAAGCTGCGTGAATGCACGCTCGACCTGGCTGGCCGGCAGCTCCTCGCATCCTACTTCCAGTAGTAGCTCAGGCACTAGCGGCCTCCTTCTGCGTAGCAGCCTCCCGCTTCGACAGGTACTTCAGGCAGCAGGCTCTCACTCGTGCGCGCACACGATTGATGAACACCGCTCGCTCCGTCACGCTGATGCTGCCTCTTGCATCGAGCAGGTTGAAGACGTGGGAGCAGCGCAGAGCTAGGTCGAATGCAGGTGCTACCATTGGGCCTGCCGGCGACTCCGTCTCGATGATACGTTTGCTTTCCGCCTCGTACATGTCGAACAGGCGGAACAGCATGTCCGTGTCCGCGTAGTCGAAGTTATAGTAGTTATGTTCCAGTTCCGAGTCGAAGTCCACGTCACGGTAGGTAACAGGATTGCCGTGTGGATCGTGGGTCCAGATAAGGTCCCATACGCTGTTCTTCTGTTGCAGCATCATACACAGCCGTTCCGGCCCATAGGTGATCTCTGCGCACACCGGACGGCACTCGATTCCACCCATCTGTTGGAAGTAGGTGAACTGCGTGATCTCGGTGCCGTCTATCCACACCTCCCACCCCACGCCGCTCGCGCCCAGAGTGGGAGCCTCCCAGTCGTCCTCCACGAATCGAATGTCATGCATGGCAGGCTCGATTCCCAAGGCGCGTAGGCTCTCGAGGTATCTGTCCACGATGTCTTCGGGCGAAGGCTTCATGATCACCTGATACTGGTAGTAGTGCTGAAGCCGCATAGGATTCCGTGCATAGCGCCCGTCCGCTGGACGGCGCGAGGGTTGCACGTAGGCCACGTTCCAAGGGTCTGGCCCGAGGCAGCGCAAGGTAGTGGCGGGGGCCATCGTGCCGGCGCCCACCTCCAGATCGTAGGGTTGGACGATCAAGCAGCCCTGGCTTCCCCAGAACTGCTCGAGACGCAACAGAAGGTCCTGAAAGGTAAGGGCATCCACGGGGCGTAGGATACCCGCGTGAGGAAAGGCCGGTCTAAGAGCCACGCGCACGAGTTGCCCATGGCACCCTTTTGGATGACCTCTGACCGACGGAGCGGGAACCCTTGCTGCCGTGGGGGTGTAGAATGCCGAAGGGATGAGCAACGAACAGCATGTCGAGGCCGGGGCTCCCATCGAGCTTACGGACGCTGCCGCCGAGCGGGTTCGGGCCCTGTTGGCGCGCGAAGCAAACCCTGCCGCGCGTCTGCGTGTCGGTGTGAAAGGCGGGGGCTGCTCCGGACTGGAGTACGTGCTCAAGCTGGACGCCAACGTCCGGCCGAACGACATCCAGCTCGAGGTCCGTGGGGTTCCGCTCCTGATAGACGCGAAGAGCCTGCCTTATATCAAGGGTAGCGTGCTGGATTACACCGGCCAGCTGATCGGCGGAGGGTTCCGAGTAAACAACCCCAACGCCTCTCGAACCTGTGGCTGCGGAACCTCGTTCACCCCTGCAGACTGAGGGCCTAACGCAGGTGCCGCACCGATCGGGCGAAGAACACCGATGGAAGCGCCACCACCAGGCA contains:
- a CDS encoding glycine--tRNA ligase subunit beta: MPELLLEVGCEELPASQVERAFTQLRDGVLARLEEARLAHEEASAFGTPRRLVLVIVGVAERQPDSVKEQRGPKVSAAYDAEGQPTKALEGFCRSQGVALSEVRVEGEYVYVTKHVPGLPAREVLADILPDAIRAISFDKTMRWGEGRMRFARPIRWLLALLDGEVVPFDLEGVVSGNRTRGHRILAPGEFEVNGFEDYATKLRGAFVEFDPALRREKIIAGARDLWPANRGTVEADDAILDENVYLTEWPMPSLGAFDEAFLELPESVLIVAMKKHEKFLPLRDEHGKLAPNFVSIRNSGDEQTVVRGNQWVLAARFNDARFFFEEDTKESPILPRFAAKLDRIVFQEKLGSLADKTTRLVVLCRQIAEQLCLSEQESEWASRAASLAKADLASGLVMELPALQGTVGAEYAQRDGEPSVVCEAIRHHYGTEQPPINAGTRLARVLMAADRIDTLCGYLGLGMAPSGSSDPFGLRRATHLLIMNGLAWPQKQPFPDLRLMTAWAVAAYAEQGHEFSMSEVLTSLAELAIGRYELIYSNLRHDLLAAVLGSGWEDPSKVAARAALIAERAVRPGFVDYVRTATRPGNIARAATGKGIEAGTVPPISGVMSRLQSVDNTLFEHEAEAALFDAAIQTTPEAIRLVEQRDYDALYHLLHSHLASPIGAFFDSVMVMAEDVTRRDNRLRLLSALASLYFELADFSKVVIEGA
- a CDS encoding glycine--tRNA ligase subunit alpha — its product is MGAPASTCCSLLIPSAFYTPTAARVPAPSVRGHPKGCHGQLVRVALRPAFPHAGILRPVDALTFQDLLLRLEQFWGSQGCLIVQPYDLEVGAGTMAPATTLRCLGPDPWNVAYVQPSRRPADGRYARNPMRLQHYYQYQVIMKPSPEDIVDRYLESLRALGIEPAMHDIRFVEDDWEAPTLGASGVGWEVWIDGTEITQFTYFQQMGGIECRPVCAEITYGPERLCMMLQQKNSVWDLIWTHDPHGNPVTYRDVDFDSELEHNYYNFDYADTDMLFRLFDMYEAESKRIIETESPAGPMVAPAFDLALRCSHVFNLLDARGSISVTERAVFINRVRARVRACCLKYLSKREAATQKEAASA
- a CDS encoding iron-sulfur cluster assembly accessory protein; translation: MSNEQHVEAGAPIELTDAAAERVRALLAREANPAARLRVGVKGGGCSGLEYVLKLDANVRPNDIQLEVRGVPLLIDAKSLPYIKGSVLDYTGQLIGGGFRVNNPNASRTCGCGTSFTPAD